The Longimicrobiaceae bacterium genomic interval GAGTCGCCGTTCGTCACCTCGGGAGTCCGCATCGGCACCCCGGCGCTCACCACCCGCGGCCTCGGCGTGGGAGAGATGCGGGAGATCGCCGCGCTGATCGACGAGGCCATCCTCGGCCGCGGCGACGACGCGGCGCTCGACCGGGTCCGCGGCCGGGTGCGCGAGCTGTGCGACCGGTTCCCGCTCTACGGGGAGTGGGCGCGGGAGTGAGGGGTGCGAGGTGCGAAGTGCGGGCGTGGGCCGGGGTGAGGGGGGTGCGGCGCGCCTGGGGACACTCTCGGACTTTCGCACTCACGCACTTTCGCGCTCGCCGTTCCGGGATCCTGTCGGGTAGAGTGGTGTAACCAGCGGTCCCGGAAGGACCCCATCCAGGACCGGAGCCATGGCGGAGCAGAAGAAGGCCTACATCGAGACGTACGGGTGCCAGATGAACATCAGCGACACCGAGCTGATGCACGGCATCCTGGCGGAGCAGGGGTACGTCGCCGCCGACGCCCCCGAGGACGCCGACGTCATCCTGGTCAACACCTGCGCCATCCGCGACCACGCGGAGCAGCGCGTGGTGGGGCGCGTGGGCCAGCTCCAGCAGCTCCGCGCGGATCGACCGGGGCTGCTCATCGGCGTCACCGGCTGCATGGCGCAGCGCCTGGGGGAGCAGCTCTTCCAGCAGAAGGGGCAGGTTGACCTGGTCATGGGTCCGGACGCGTACCGGCAGCTCCCCGAGAAGCTGGCGGCGCTCCGCGCGCCCGCTCCGGCCAGCGCCCCGGCGGCGCGCTCGATCCCGCTCCCGGTGGTGGGCGCGCCCGCGAAGGGGCTCACCGTCCTCGACTTCGACCCGTTCGAGAACTACGAGGGCGTCACCGCCCGGCGCACCTCCGCCATCTCCGCGTGGGTGCCCATCCAGCGAGGGTGCAACTACCGCTGCACCTACTGCATCGTCCCCTACGTCCGCGGCGACGAGAAGAACCGCGACCCGGAGCAGATCCTGGCCGAGGTCCGCGCGCTCGCGGCCGAGGGCGTCCCGGAGGTCACCCTCCTGGGGCAGACCGTCAACTCGTACGAGCACGGCGACTGGGACTTCCCGCGCCTCCTCCGCGCGGTCGCGCGCGTGGACGGGATCCGGCGCGTCCGCTTCACCTCGCCGCACCCCAACGACTTCACGCGGGCGCTGGTGGAGGTGATGGCGGAGGAGCCCACCGTCTGCAAGCAGCTCCACCTCCCGGTGCAGTCCGGCCACAACCGGACGCTGAAGCGGATGCTCCGCCGCTACACGGTCGAGGAGTACCTGGAGAAGATCGAGTGGGTGCGCGAGGCGATCCCGCACGTCGCGCTCTCCACCGACGTGATCGTCGCCTTCCCGGGCGAGACCGAGGAGGAGTACGAGGCCACGCTGGAGCTGATGCGGACCGTCCGCTTCGACGATGCGTTCATGTACCGCTACTCCCCGCGCGACGGCACCCCCGCCACGCGCCTCCCGGCGGACCAGTTCGTCCCCGAGGACGTCGGGCAGGCGCGCCTGGAGCGGCTGATCGAGCTGCACCGGGAGATCCAGCTGGAGATCAACCGCGCGGAGGTGGGGCGGGTGGAGGAGGTGCTGGTGGAGAAGGAAGGACGGCGCGGCGGGCTGCAGGGGCGCACCGACTCCAACAAGGTGGTCACCTTCGAGGGGCCGGCCTCGCTCATCGGCGGCTTCATCACGGTGCGGCTCACCGCCACCACCGGCGCGACCTTCGCCGGGGAGCGGGTGGTGGAAGGGGTCCCGGCCGGCCACGCGGCATGACGCGCACCGGCTGGTTCGGGATCGCCGCGCTCGCGCTCCTGGCCGCCGGGTTCGCCTACCTCAACCAGAGCGAGACGGCGGCGGTCCACCTCGGGCTCGTCTCCATCTACCGGGCGCCGGTGTCCATCCTCCTCCTGGGCGCGTTCCTGCTGGGAATGATCGCCATGTTCCTCCTGGGGCTCCGGCAGGACCTGCGGGTGCGGCGGATGCTCCGCGAGCGGGAGGACTTCCGGCATCACGACGACGCCACCGAGCTGTACCCGCACGGCTACTCCCCGACGGATCTGTCGTAACACTCACTTCCTACCACACAGCGGCGTGGGGCGCGCAGGACCTCGGGCAAACCACCTTGCGCCTCCTCAGCGGGCGCGGGGAACCCCGGGAGCTGCCTCGGAGATCTACTTCGGATCTGGAAGCCCACGCCGGCTGCTTGTTCCTCCGCTCTCGTTGGCCGCAAGCACGGCGTACCCGCTCTGGTGCGAGGAGTGCACCACATCGCTTACCAGCCCATGATTGGTCCCGACGTGTGACCGCAATGCGGGTGTCGTCGTCAGCGCGTGTGGATGCCGACAGTCCGTGAGACTTGCGCCTCCATCATATCCCGTGGTGCTTCTGTGCATCGCGTCTGTAGCACAACCGTTTGCCAGGAGAAAGAAATGAGCCGACGCCGCTCCCTCAGCATCCTATTGGTCGCCGTGTCGCTCGGCGCCTGTGACCAACCATCCGGTCTTACCGGGCCGGTGC includes:
- the miaB gene encoding tRNA (N6-isopentenyl adenosine(37)-C2)-methylthiotransferase MiaB, whose translation is MAEQKKAYIETYGCQMNISDTELMHGILAEQGYVAADAPEDADVILVNTCAIRDHAEQRVVGRVGQLQQLRADRPGLLIGVTGCMAQRLGEQLFQQKGQVDLVMGPDAYRQLPEKLAALRAPAPASAPAARSIPLPVVGAPAKGLTVLDFDPFENYEGVTARRTSAISAWVPIQRGCNYRCTYCIVPYVRGDEKNRDPEQILAEVRALAAEGVPEVTLLGQTVNSYEHGDWDFPRLLRAVARVDGIRRVRFTSPHPNDFTRALVEVMAEEPTVCKQLHLPVQSGHNRTLKRMLRRYTVEEYLEKIEWVREAIPHVALSTDVIVAFPGETEEEYEATLELMRTVRFDDAFMYRYSPRDGTPATRLPADQFVPEDVGQARLERLIELHREIQLEINRAEVGRVEEVLVEKEGRRGGLQGRTDSNKVVTFEGPASLIGGFITVRLTATTGATFAGERVVEGVPAGHAA
- a CDS encoding LapA family protein, giving the protein MTRTGWFGIAALALLAAGFAYLNQSETAAVHLGLVSIYRAPVSILLLGAFLLGMIAMFLLGLRQDLRVRRMLREREDFRHHDDATELYPHGYSPTDLS